cttttttcccaaacctggtgggggagggctggttgtaatctgccttctctcagaggatatatttcaaatttgcccaaaccagcacagtttGCAATATAAacaattatattaaaatattccaAAAACTAAACAAATAGTAAATCCTGTTTATGcacacacaattaaaaaaatacaataaatttaACACCAAATTGGAAAAATACAGCTGAACAAATAGTTATATTCGCTACATAGTCTTGAAATGCCAATTTTCTTAAGCTGTTTCAAATCCAAATATACaggtccaaaggagggccacaaagatgatcataGGGATGGAACACTTCTCttatgaggaaaagctgagagagttggggttgttcagcctggagaagagaaggcttcagggagaccttattgcagcctttcagtacttaaaggtAGCCTATtagaaagatggggacagacgTTCTAGTACGGCCTATTATGATAGGACATggggcaatggttttaaactaagagGGGAGATTCTGACTAGCTAAAAGGAAGAATTTTCTTGCAATTAGAGTGGTAAGACACTGGAATATTTTGCCCAGAAAGGTGATatatgccccatccctgaaaacattcaaggtcagattGGATTGTGCAGATCTAtgtgaagatgtccctgctcattgtggggggctggactagatgacctttaaaggtccctccTGACctaaactattctatgattctatgatcttctTCCTTTGATTAACTgaaaaaagtcagaaaataaACTCATATCCAATTCTGCTAACACGTTTCTTCACTGTAGGTATTATTGTCAGCTAACTTTGATCTGTCACCTTTAACTTCTGCACTGGCATGCCCCTTATCactctgtagtggtttggtccaagatactcattactgtttatcttctgtgagataagaattaggagaaacgcaaagcaggcaccaaacttgaaagaatataaagaagtttattaacagacctaaaagaagaaaaagaattataccacaccttcagaacacttctcctcccccccccttcctcccttctccaagtgacaatgtaaaaagacaacccttgagatgttcagtctgtttaccacttccaaataactttgttcagtccatttaggaagaggagtctctctgctcgcatgcgagtcccttcccccgacttgcagcttttcccacaactgctttcgagggtccactcttgaagtttttggggtacaattttaaggttgagccgttcagaaacaaaaattctCTTCACCCGTCTCTGGGAGCACTTCATCTCTAagaccagaggcccttctccttccctgggagcaaagggtcttcctcatcttcatctttaggactatctctgggagcatctctaggaactgaggttttctcctttcccatttggagcaaaagtcctcatcgcttccatctctccctgtccaaacttctcatgaaattacagctgcatcagcatctgctgatatcttcatgaaattacaacgggatactctgatatatcatagctttacaacaatttcagctttaatcatctcctctttctcttccctcaggttttcagctcttcacagcactaaaagggttaatctcacctaggccttgcagctggaatttggcTTATTGCagtgaagggggggggggggagccgagccgctctggctgcccacagcaaggctgtgggggggttccacgggtggaacagggcccatcagctccaggatggctgtggcccggcctggcccaagcagggcctgggccaggcccactggcccccacacggggcccgcagccacctgtcccagcaccgaaAACGAGACAGAGAGGCTCTGCCTCGGGGTTtactattcttaagtgtgtatcacaaacgcggtcacaactttaagtggcttaaagaattgtccacattcaaactggccagctgataggttctggcaggtcatagaggaagctgtaagcacccctttgcaagaacatcacttccgggactatgcttgctaacctatgacacactCCAAGTTCTACTCGAATATCATATTCTCCCTTCTTGATTCCATAGTTTGTGACACCTACCAAGAAGCCCTTCATCTGGGGCAGCATCTAGTCTAATAGAACTTCCACTGGGCAGAAGACTTACCAGAATAGTACACTGGTAGACAAGCAAAGTTCACTAGTCATGATCTACTATGTACCAGTGCTCCATTGTAAGCACTAAGTACTTTCTGTACAAAATATAAAACAGTTGTGTGCATGTAAGCCACACAAGGCAAGCCAAGTTAAATGGCTTGGGCAGGCAGTGTGGACAAGGCAGAAGCATGATAGCCAGCTGTCTTGGCTGAAGCAACCTTAACTCCCTTTCATTGTTTAATCTGTGTTATAGCCTAGTTTAAACATCATTGTTTACACAATACTCTCATTTGGAGCTTTTAAATACTATCTTACTCTGAGGTATATGTCTATTACTGTAAAAGTTTATGCATCACTGTTACGAATGAGAGGGGAGAGCTTAGACAAGTCCCTGCCTTTCCAGGTTTCTGGCAGTAGACAGCAGCTTTATTGAGGcggccagcaccccaaaacccactctcGCTCTCAAGTTCTTAATAATGACCGATCGAGCCTATTACAAcatgaattatttattgaatagaccAAGGAAAACAGACATAAGACTTTAAACAGACTACTTACTACACAGGATAACACAAAAAGAACTACTAGTAGATAAAATAGTGCATGATAATAAAGGTACCTATATTACAGATAGTGAAGAAATCGTATAGATTAGGAACCAATGTCACTTACCAACGAATGATGGTGGTGTGCAAAGAATCTCCTCATTTCTCTCAATCCCAGGGAAGTATCTCAATGTGAACGTCTCCACGTTGAGAACTCTCTAAACACTCAGAGAGTGTATAAGAGATTTCTGATTTCATGAAAATCATAGTGGTCTTTTATAGTTGCAAAAAGTGCTTGTCTGTCAGTCACATTTctggcttttcctttcccatcatTCAAGGAAGAATGTTTATTGCTGACCAAGGGTGTTTTCAGCTGAGATAATTCATCACAAGACAAACCATTTCGGCCTAGCTTAGCCATGGGGGAAGTAGATAAGTCTTTTGCTGTGTCAGGGGGTGAAAGGCCCTATCACATTCAAAATCTGGGGTCTAAGAATAAAAGCTAATTGTATTTTCTAAGTCAAGCtatagaaaaatgggaagaaatagTGTGTGGCTTGTTTTCAAGTGTTATTGTTTAGCATAACACTTCATGCAAGTAATGCAAAAAAGTCTATATACTCAGGACTGTTTACATCTGAATAAATACAGTAAATTAGCAAATACAGTATTTAAAATTAGCTACAAAAATGGGTTTTACCAGGTATTCACTGTTTGTATCAAGTCTTAAAGCTGAAAGCTGCCAGGGCAATACCAAAGaatatgaaataaaagaaaaaaaccattaaaatgaAGACATTCAAGgaaatctcagaaaaaaaatatcacatTAATGGTTAACTAAACTAAAGCTAAAATTAAAGCTATCAGGCAGCCTTACCAGTATCTTCAATCAAAAGGCCATAAACATCTACGCTTtacatattatttattttatactaTGAGGTGAAAGCAACACATTTCCTTTTAGTAATGTATACACAAATAGCCTCACTCAGAATACACTTTTAATGCACATAAAGTATTCATTTTACAAATCATTTTGCAATCCAAATAAATATACAATAGCTtggaaaattatattttagaaaacaaatgCCAATGTAAAAAGACCACTCAAAACAACTAAAATGATAAAAGGTTTCTATATAGCTCTGTATTTACAGTTTTCTTATTGCATCATCAATATCAGAAATCTGTTCCTTTAGCTGGTTCCACTGTTCTGGATTTAAAGAAATACCtgaaacacattaaaaataaatacttagGACAAAAAAAATTTGTAGTGCAGAATCTTGCATAATTACTGTTAAGGCTGGTTTCATACACAGTGTATGTCACAACTATTAATGCTTAACCTATCTCAGGTGTAACAACCACCTCGGTTACAAAGAAACTACTCATTTGGAACACTTCAGTTAAACTTTAGACCTTAGCTTATCTCCTTACAAAGAAAATGAGTCCAGTATAACAAATTAATTCACAAGTGTTAGGCTAAACACAGAAATACCATACTGGCCTTAACAGAAGGCAGtacaaaagaaataagaaaatcaaCCATATTCCTGTTGGCTTCTAAAAGCCATACCTCTGTGGACTGAACTTCTATGCACTTTTAAAGTACCAtaattctgggggtttttttcccctcacatttaTTAAAGCACTGCGAATAACAAACTATAAGTAACATTTTGGACATACTATTACCACTCCCTAGCACTCAAAAACCAACATGGAAATCCAATTGTAATAAAAGCAAGAAGTGAAGTTAATCAATGGGAAAATGCATGGCTATGCATATAACACCAATACCAAATCTGTTTGTATTCGATGCCTTGTTTTCCATAAGTTATGGGGGAACCATTTAGGAAAACAGACTCAGGCGAATGAAACcactttgcttttgtttatagtctgttgggaaatagaattattgggatcaataaaagaactgtacaagcaataggcctagaagcaaaaggcctgtgtgtgagaaactgccctccatgggaaagtccctgtgtgaaaactaacaagcagggctgggaacaaagaaGGAGTTTTTGAAACAGTGCAGCTGTCCTGATAAGCTGTGCTAACCAGCAGAGAAGGGAGATGgacactgaattcttttaatcataacatgaCTATgaaagcttgccaatgtaagtccaattatgtagaagtagaaatgtgttttgataagctttaagccacttaggaattaacaagctggtatactatataagtgcctttggattgctaataaacggagtcttgcttttatcaaccatattggctggccTGCttctctccccccgccgggggcccggGCTTCTCGTCTTGTTACGCTTCTAACATCTGGCGCTCAAACTCAGAACTTGATCTCAGAGCTCAGAAATAGGCCTCGGACTTGCTCCTCTTGACCTGGCGGGAGCCTACTGCGGTGCTGGAGCAGCGCCGGTGGGCGTAAGGATCAGCGGCTCGCCTGATCCCAGCCTGGACAGCCCGGACAGCGGGGTCCGCCGTTTGGCTGACAAGGGCTAAACCTGAAGGCTGCACAACcctgacagcagggacagcggTAAGACGCGGCTTGTGGGAAGACACAGTTAGTGCGGAAAGACGCAGCTTGTGGGAAGACACAGTTAGTGCGGAAAGACGCAGTTTGCAGTTTGGGACGCAGTTTGCGGTTGAGACGCAGATTGCGGTTGGACGCGGATACGGAAACTCAGGTGGCCCTTGGTTTATTTttacgctttttagaaaagcggGGACTTAGGTACACCTTTATAAGGAACTAGCTGATCCAAGAtcgtttaaaatgaaagctaaagaaacaaaagctctcaaattcacctggagagcagtaacTAGCACTCTCGCAGAAGTAAAAACGGAAAAGACAGTTGCCGTGGCTGCCATAGAGACTTTAGAGAGTGGCAGCGCTGGCTGTAGCAgctctgaaaaagaaacagacgCGGGACTTACAGAGCGgtggccagagacggcggcggAGTCCGGGGTAGCACGGTCCTTCGGGCTGGCTGCGAGAAAACCGATTAAAAACGCGGCGGCGCGCGTCCGCTCACTGCGGGGGCTGCTAAACTCGGCAGAGCCGGATGTTACCTCTCCGACGGCCGAGGGGGAAATGGCTGCGAACGCGGAAGCAGAGACAGCAGACCCAGGGGGCGGGGCGCAGGTGGGCCAAGGAGACACAGGCAGTCCTGCCGTCTTGCCgaaagcagcagagcaacaaagagcagagcaacaaaaaGGTCCTAAAGCCCGGCCAAAAGCGGCGGAGGGTAACCCCCCCGCGCCGAACAGCAGGACGGCCGGCAGCAGCGCGGCTTCTGCGGTTTCGTCTCCTGCAAAGCCAAAGCCGGCCGGGGCGGCCCGGAAGCAGccccaaaagaaagagaagtaccAACAAATGATACAAAAAGTAATCAAAAAGCTTGCTAACTTATCTACACAAAGCATTTTACAGTctgtctttacagcagatgtcctgtgttcaaAGGATTACATCAGCATCGTACAGTTgttgttaaccccttcacagttcctgctctgggaacgaaCGTGGACTACAACACTGCAGAACGTCCTGCAACAACAGCAAAGTGGTGCCATGCTACAGGACCCCGAAACGAGACggcacagtcagcatcagctcctgaggaacaTGATGCCACTGCTTCAACAGCTGGGACTTTGAAACCTGTCCCGAGGAGCCTtgagagaggctgcagacatggctgagtgaaggagctgaggacttgccagatccaccactctccgtGGCaggagaaatagtgagactctggggcgaatgtaacagctgccctgggtggttgctagtgactggTGGTGGGTGTTGGGGAAccctttccaaagacaaaactaagaaaaataattgcataaatttttgggtatattgcaaaaaatttttgggtataacaccaaacacagaagtaaagtgaaaaattgttttttgacTGTTTCTAAACAAAAGCATTAGCAGGCATTTTCAATCAGCTGTCTGCCCATTTAGATCAAGTGAAAGCAGTCAATTTAGCAATTAGTTATGCAtttatgtttttacctggtattTTAGCAAACAGGGCTTATGCTATTTTGcttaaacttgcttgctgggagagggataagTTTAATATAACCTTGCAAATGCTTAATGAGTTAAGTGTGTGTGTTATTAATGTTAGACATATAATATTATAAAATTAagtagccattgattttctactattagCCCACAGCCATGGCTGTGAAAGGTTCCAAGGTTTGTGCTGTATAAATCTTTCTAACCACTTTTTCCTACTTCACAAACAGATAAGTGAGTTACATCAATTAACTacacaattacagaaaaaaagaagacagtCTCAACTTAGAGGGATGGTTAAAGTTATTAGGTTTAAAAATCATAACTGGTTTTATTTGTGTAGCATTTGACTACTGTAAAACTAGTAATACTATTAATAATAGTGTGTTCACCTTGCCTTCCAATGCTTGCAAGAGATAATATACAAAGTCACTACATCTGTGACCCATCAAGTAttgcttgcacaaaagaaaaacggGAGaattgttgggaaatagaattattgggatcaataaaagaactgtacaagcaataggcctagaagcaaaaggcctgtgtgtgagaaactgccctccatgggaaagtccctgtgtgaaaactaacaagcagggctgggaacaaagaaGGAGTTTTTGAAACAGTGCAGCTGTCCTGATAAGCTGTGCTAACCGGCAGAGAAGGGAGATGgacactgaattcttttaatcataacatgaCTATgaaagcttgccaatgtaagtccaattatgtagaagtagaaatgtgttttgataagctttaagccacttaggagttaacaagctggtatactatataagtgcctttggattacTAATAAACAGTCTtgcttttatcaaccatattggctggccTGCTTCTCTCCCCCCGCTGGGGGCCCGGGCTTCTCGTCTTGTTACGCTTCTAACAATAGTCTACAGATAAAACtaattatatattaaaatataaatcatTAATAAGTAAAAATATTACTCTAAAAATACCATGTAGTAACAAAGTATAGAAATCTGATACACAAAGATCTCCAGCAAACTGCAGACAATGTTTTAATACAAAATAACACGAAGCAGAACAATACCTTTTCTGCCAGGCTTCATTTCACCTTCTTGATCCATCCAATATTCTCTAATATCAATTAAGACTTTTCCTTTAAAGTCACGAACACTGACATACCTCATTTTGCCAATCTGTCAAAACACATATAAGGATATTTTTTAGATATTTTACATATTACAGCATTCACTTTTCCCAGCAGTATGACATGGATATGTGACATTGCACACTGCAGCTTATTTTAGACACCAGTAAAACAACTAGATCAAGAGCTTAATCGAAAGCAATCAGTAGGCAAATAAGTAATGTCAATATAAATAGATGAATGACTTAAAATCAGTTGAGCATTCAGCATTCAATGCTCAGTGCAAGAGTGGCTCTCtcctaaaacaaaaaaaatacctgTCTTCTTAACAAGCTTACATCTTATAAAACCCACTAAAATTTactgttttctgaaataaagTTTTGCCTCTGTTATAACCATCTTTGTTAGCAACAGTTGTAAAcaaacagggaagaaggagctCTACTCCCAAATCTAAGTTTTAGTCCATTCCATATGTACAGAAATCAAATTAGATATTCACATGAGATGGGCCCAATTTCTAActggttccccccccccctttttttttcctttttattttttaaaacacagtaaatacagaTGGAAACAGAAGTAAGACACCAACTGCCCCATGCCTGCTTCCGCCAGTTCATTGGGACACTTTATTGGAACTGTGGTTAAAAGACTGTACCAAAtgtcccaaaaaaacccctatccAAATACTTTAAGTTTACCAACACAGCAGTGGTATGAAATGACTTTGAAATAACAGATTTTCACACAGTGGCTTAACTGAATTATGAgggcttttttttattctccaAAGAAGGGGCAAAGGGAAAACAGACAACAGGCACACTATACATTACATTATTTAGGCTTTATCAAAtttgaaaaaaagttattaaaaaaaaaattgttcacaAATTCAAAATATAATGTGAATTTGAGAATCAGAAATTTGATAATAATAAAATCAGTCAAACAATTAATGTAAAAAATTCTTAGTATTCTGTATGCACCTTCTGGATACACTTTGTGAAGAAAGAACACAATAAagtaaacaattttaaaaatagaatattCTTTCCTGATAAAACATTAGTTTTAGTTTTCACCTTCCTTAATTTACACATCTTGCACTTTGACGTAATTTAACAGGCGACAAAACACATCTCACTAGCATTAAGTCTAACCAGAAAGCATGAACAACTGTCCAACTCTCTCAACTCTCCAACTCTTAACTAAACTCTCTCTCTCAACTAAAACCATCCACAGATGTTTAAATCTGAAATACTAAGGCCcgaacaacaggccctgagccaAAGTTGACCTCTAGATGAACCTTCCAAACAAATGTTATATGCATCCACTCATTAATGAAGTATTATTAGCAATATGATATATGTATCCACTCTTTGGCAAAACATGTATTTACCTTTCCGTATTTAGCAACCGGACAAGGCCACATCTGGCCTTGTCTGGGGGTGTAGGATCAAAGACAACTCCCTTGGTTCCTTCTTGAGGCCTGGCCAGGCTTGGGGAGAAACCCAACAGGAGAATAAAACCAGATGTTCACACATTAGAAGTAATGGTAACTTGTTTATTATAAAAGCTGGGCTACTCTCACAGCAAAGTCAGAAGCCTCTTTGCCTGCAAAGGTGGATGCACCACAGAATTTCCCAGTTACCGGGAGTGGTTCTCCAGTCCTTtgctgtgacagcttcccccagctgatgacTGCAGATCTGGATGAAGGGGTAAAGTATTAGGGTAACTGGTAATGTATCTTTCTTAATCACTATAGGCAATCTCCTGTAGTAATGATTAGGTGCATTGCTTAGTTTatccttttgtgattctttgcagttttgcattaTAGTAAATTACACTATTCCTTAAGTTGGTGTCCATGTCTGGTGCTGACCCTACCCACCAGCAAAACAAAGTCATAAAAGTTATTTCACAAAATATACATAAACAAATAGGCTTTGTGCTTGCTTaaactaatttttcttcttatgcAGATCATGCtaaattaacattaaaaatttattttt
The Aphelocoma coerulescens isolate FSJ_1873_10779 chromosome W unlocalized genomic scaffold, UR_Acoe_1.0 ChrW_unloc_scaf_1, whole genome shotgun sequence DNA segment above includes these coding regions:
- the LOC138102715 gene encoding activated RNA polymerase II transcriptional coactivator p15 isoform X2 is translated as MPKSKELVSSSSSASDSDSEVDKKAKRKKQVVPEKPIKKQKTGESSKGAASSKQSSNRDENMFQIGKMRYVSVRDFKGKVLIDIREYWMDQEGEMKPGRKGISLNPEQWNQLKEQISDIDDAIRKL